Proteins co-encoded in one Natronorubrum daqingense genomic window:
- a CDS encoding class I SAM-dependent methyltransferase produces MNYSHLVKPSLSESDIESKISDHNWHHSIPFTDSVSTEGYVHYSNQLLKIDHLPDDLSGKHVLDIGPKHGFYSIEAMNRGAESVTAIDINAEREGVYDTLNEIFEFDLQLIIDDIMEHKFDREFDVVICFGVLHYIQDQKRFLDILSDLTQNSLCIDHPVTPSVRNRNSRFKPDNPEGGSWYQRKINSFAEYHAPIPTVPWIEQELSDRGFSIESKDTHVGVLLQRKLPKAAAIPSPHRYLPSRYVARAEQ; encoded by the coding sequence ATGAACTATAGCCATCTTGTCAAACCATCATTGTCTGAATCTGATATTGAATCTAAGATATCTGACCACAACTGGCATCACTCAATCCCATTTACAGACTCAGTAAGTACAGAAGGGTACGTTCACTACTCAAACCAACTGCTGAAAATTGATCACCTACCGGACGACCTCTCGGGTAAGCACGTTCTTGATATTGGTCCGAAACATGGCTTTTACTCGATTGAAGCAATGAATCGCGGTGCAGAGTCCGTCACCGCGATCGACATCAACGCCGAGCGTGAGGGTGTCTATGACACACTGAATGAGATATTTGAATTTGACCTGCAACTCATAATTGACGACATAATGGAACACAAGTTTGATCGCGAGTTTGACGTTGTCATCTGCTTCGGTGTTCTTCACTACATTCAAGATCAGAAAAGATTCCTTGACATTCTATCAGACCTTACACAAAATTCGCTTTGTATCGATCACCCTGTCACGCCGTCGGTTCGAAACCGCAACAGCCGTTTCAAACCAGATAATCCTGAAGGGGGTAGCTGGTACCAGCGTAAGATCAACTCTTTCGCAGAGTATCATGCTCCAATCCCGACGGTTCCATGGATCGAGCAGGAACTTTCCGACCGTGGTTTTTCAATTGAGTCAAAAGATACTCATGTTGGAGTACTCCTTCAGCGAAAATTACCAAAAGCCGCGGCTATTCCATCACCACATCGCTACCTTCCTAGCCGGTATGTCGCGCGTGCTGAGCAATAA